GTTTGATTATTTGCAATGTCTGCTTTCATTGCTGGAATATCTTTGGCATTCGTAATCGCGGTTGTCGCTTCATCGGTTAAACCAATTTCATAATATTTTCTATGGTTTGCAGTGTGCGGATTCGCGCCATTTTCTTGGGTTGGATCTCGTTTAACCACCATATAAGTTTGATTAGCGGTGCCGGTTTTTTCTTTTAGCGTTGTGACTTGTGAACCGTTGACTGCTTCCAATGAATTATCCGAAATTTCTCCATCAGCCACGTGATGAATTTTTCTCGGTGCTGTTGCTGAACCAACGGAAATGGCATTGGCGATAGCTGTTGAATTATCGCCTAACACGACCGCATTAGATGTATTTCCCGCATTCACATTTGAGCCCAAAATATACACATTATTGCCTGTGGCGGTATTATGTGCACCGAAAGCGTAGTTATTTAATCCGGATAACGTGTTGTGGGTACCCAGTGCAAAATCATTGGTTGATGAAAGTGTATTATTGCTTCCGATAGTGTAAGATTTTGAACCTGAAACTGTATTTCTTTCACCTCCAATTACACCACTGAGTTCTGCTGAAACAGTGTTATTTCTACCGCCTAAAATAGCTGCATTTGTGCCCGCATTCGTGATGGTATTACGAGAGCCTGCAATAATGGCGGAATTTTGCGCGTCAACCGTATTGTGATCGCCACCTAAAATACCAGACTGATGGGCATTTTCATTGAGCGTATTATATGCTCCAGCCACTATGCCTGATTTTTGTGATTTAACCTGATTTTCTTGACCTCCTGAAATAGTAGAAAATCTGCCTGTGACGGTGTTTGTATGTCCTCCTGAGATGGTAGACCAGTAACCATCTCCTTCAATTTTGTTGCCTTGTCCTGCTAAAATACCTGCGTGATTTTTGGCGATCAGGTTAGTTTGACCACCGTTTATGGTTGAATGGCTTCCGCTTGCAATATTTGATTGTCCCCCTATAACAGCAGAAAAATTATTGGTAACTTGGTTGTTACTTCCTCCCAATATTCCTGATGAACTATGCGTCACACGATTTCTATATCCACCATTGATAACAGATTCTGTACCGCTGACAATATTATTGTGTCCTCCTGCTACAAAAGCATCCGGTGCTTTTGCTTCATTGTTATGTCCTCCAATCGCACTTGAATAATGTGCTTCCGCTGTATTTACTCTTCCACCCATAACCGCAGATTCAAAGCCTGTTGCTTGGTTTTGACTTCCGCCTGCCACAATGCTTCTTTCTCCGCTTGCAATATTAGAGTGTCCCCCGAGAATTGCAGATTGTAAACCACTTCCATTGTTGTTATATCCACCTAAAATAGCAGTGCCATCTCCGCTTACATTATTCGCACTACCGCCAACAATAACGGCTTTGTGATTTCTCACGGTATTATTATGTCCTGCGACGATAGCAGAATATTGAAATTCTTCTTCAATGTTATTTTCTTGACCCACGAGAATTCCCGAATAGTGTGCATTTGCTTTTACAGTATTTCTGTTTCCGCCTATAACAGCTGAGCTATTTCCTTCAGATGAATTATATATTCCGCCAACAACAACAGCTCTGTGATTTCTCACGGTATTATTATGTCCTGCGACAATAGCGGAATCTTGGAATCCTTCTTCGATGTTATTTGCTTGACCCGCGAGAATCCCTGAATTATGCGCATTTGCTTTTACAGTATTTCTGTTTCCGCCTAAAACAGTTGAGTTATTTCCTTCAGCTGAATTATTTATTCCGCTAAGGACGGCAGAAGCTGAACCGCTTGAGGTGTTATTTGTCCCGCCAATAATGGCAGACTCAGTACCGCTGACGATATTATACTGCCCACCTGCCACAAAGGTATCCTGTGCTTTTGCTTCATTGTTATGTCCTCCAACCGCACTTGAATAATGTGCTTCCGCTTTATTTACTCTTCCACCCATAACTGCAGACTCAAAGCCTGTGGCGTGGTTTTGATGTCCGCCTGCGACAACACTTCGTTCTCCACTTGCAATATTGGTATGCCCTCCGAGCATTGCAGATTCTGGACCACTGCCATTATTTGATATTCCGCCAAGAATGACTGCGCGATTCCCACTGACATTATTCGCACTACCGCCAACAACAACGGCTCTGTGATTTCTCACAGTATTATTATGTCCTGCGACAATAGCGGAATATTGAAATCCTTCTTCAATGTTATTTGCTTGACCCGCAAGAATTCCTGAATTGTGCGCATTTGCTTTTACAGTATTGGTATTTCCGCCTAAAACCGTTGAGCCATTTCCTCCTGTCGAATTATTTACTCCGCTAAGGATGGCAGAAGCTGAACCACTTGTGGTGTTATTTGTTCCGCCAATAATGGCAGATTCAGTACCGCTGACAATATTGTGATGTCCCCCAGCTACAAATGTATCCTGTGCTTTTGCTTCATTGTTATATCCGCCTATCGCACTTGAATAATGCGCTTCCGCTTTATTTATTCTGCCGCCCATAACCGCAGATTCAAAGCCTGTGGCGTGGTTTTGATGTCCGCCTGCGACAACGCTTCGTTCTCCGCTTGCAATATTGGTGTGCCCTCCGAGCATTGCGGACTGTAAACCGCTTCCCGTATTTTTTGTTCCTCCAAGAATAACGGCTTGCGCTTGGCTTACATTATTTTCAGTTCCCCCAATGATAGCAGAACTGTCTCCGCTGACATTATTGAGACGACCACCTATAATGCTTGCTCGATAGTGTTGTATTCTATTGTCTTGTCCTCCGACAATGCTAGAATAGTGCATATTTTCATCTATCTTATTACGTTCACCTACAAGAATGCCAGAGTTTTGAGCGTTGGTGTTTACGGTATTTGTGTTTCCGCCTAAAACGGTTGAGTTATTTCCTTTTACTGCGTTATTTGTTCCGCCAATAATGGTAGATTCAGCACTGCTGGCAATATTATGATGTCCTCCTGCTACAAATGTATCTTGTGCTTTTGCTTCATTGTTATATCCACCAATTGTACTTGAATAATGCGCTTCCGCTTTATTTACTCTTCCGCCCATAACCGCAGATTCAAATCCTGTGGCGTGGTTTTGATGTCCGCCTGCGACAACGCTTCGTTCTCCACTTGCAATATTGGTATGCCCTCCGAGCATTGCGGACTGTAAACCGCTTCCCGTATTTTTTGTTCCTCCAAGAATAACGGTTTGCGCTTGACTTACATTATTTTCAGCTCCCCCAATGATAGCAGAACTGTCTCCGCTGACATTATTGAGACGACCACCTACAATGCTTGCTCGATAGTGTTGTATTCTATTGTCTTGTCCTCCGACAATGCTAGAATAGTGCATATTTTCATCTATCTTATTACGTTCACCCATAAGAATGCCTGAGTTTTGAGCATTGTTTTTTACGGTATTTGTATTTCCACCTAAAACGGTTGAATTATTTCCGGCTGTTGAGTTTTGATATCCACTAATTACGGACGAATTTGAACTGCTTGCGGTATTATTTGTTCCTCCAATAATGGCAGATTCAGTACCGCTGACAATATTATGATGTCCTCCTGCGACAAATGTATCTTGTGCTTTTGCTTCATTGTTATATCCACCAATTGTACTTGAATAATGCGCTTCCGCTTTATTTATTCTGCCGCCCATAACCGCAGACTCAAAGCCTGTGGCGTGGTTTTGATGTCCGCCCGCGACAAGGCTTCGTTCTCCGCTTGCAATGTTGGTGTGACCTCCGAGCATTGCGGAATCTAAACCACTTCCATTGTTGCTATATCCTCCAAGAATAACTGCGCGATCCCCACTTACATTATTTGAATGACCACCTATGATACTTGCTCTATGGTTGTTTACTGTATTATCTTGCCCCCCAACAATACTAGAATAATGCATACCTGCTTCTATATTATTGCGTTCGCCCATTAGGATTCCCGAATTTTGAGCATTGGTTTTTACGGTATTTGTATTTCCACCTAATATAACGGATCTATCTCCGTTCACATTATTTGTACTCCCTCCAACGATAACCGCTCTGTGACTATTTACCGTGTTATTATGTCCTGCAATAATGCCAGAATATTGTGAATTTTGTTCTATGCTATTTGCTTGCCCACCTAAAATTCCTGAATTTTGAGCATTTGTTTTTATGGTATTGGTATTTCCTCCGAGAATGACCGATTTTTCTCCACTAATTTCATTATTATTCCCTCCCGCAATCACCGCTTTATGATTTCTAACGGTATTATTATGCCCTGCAACAATCCCTGAAAATTGAAAGTTTTCTTCGATAGTATTGGTTTGCCCCGCTAAAATGCCGGAATTGTGGGCATTTACTTTAATCGTGTTCGTATTTCCGCCGAGAACCACGGATTTTTGTGCATTTGAAGCATTATTGTAACCGCCTACCACACTAGAAAAATGCGCATTTTCATTCAGCACATTATTTTCACCTGCAACAATACCGGATGCGATAGATTTAACCTGATTTCCTTTACCACCCACAATCGTTGAATGATGTTGAGTGACGATATTATTCTCGCCCCCTACCGCGGTTGAAAAATTTTCTTTAATCTGATTTCGCCAACCGGAAAAGACCCCCGATGACGCGTGTGTAACCACATTCTCAAAGCCCCCAATAATTGAAGAACGTTGCCCCTCAACACGGTTTTGTTGCCCCCCTGCGATGATAGCGCGCTCTCCATTGGTTTCAATGGTATTACTTTCTCCTGCGAGAATGGCGGATTGTGGTGCTTTAATCATTCCATTTTGTCCTGCAACCACACCACTGAAATTGCCTGTTATGTTGTGGTTATAGCCAGATAATATCCCTGCCCAACGTGTATTTTCATTGATAACATTGTTTGCACCTGCAACAATTCCCGATTTTTCTGCATTTTTTTTTATAAGGTTATGTTCCCCGCCAAGAATGCCTGCACGATGGGCATTTTTCACAATTTCATTTTGACTTCCGCCAATGATCGATGATGCCCATCCCGTCGCTTTATTTTCTATCCCACCAATAATAGACACATCACCGGTATAAGTTCCTTCTTCGTCCGCGATTTTATTTTCTACACCACCTAGAATAACTGAGCGCTTGGCTGCTTTTATAATGTTAGTTTCTCCGCCCATAATCCCTGAACGATGCGCTCTCCCATCCGTTGATTCAATTCGGTTACTATTTCCCCCCAAAACAACGGACTCATTTCTATCAACATAGTTACTTTCACCCCCAACAACACTTGACGACCAACCGCTCACGTTATTATTTCTTCCTCCTAAAATACTGGATTTTTGACCGCTTACATTGTTTGTTTCTCCCCCGAGTACCACAGCGTTTGCTTGACTAACCGTACCGTGTGAACCCGCCAATACCGCAGAATTACGTTGGCTCACATTGCCATATTCTCCTGCTAATATGGTTGCATTAGTAACAGAAGCCGCGATGGTGTTATGAATTCCGCCCACAATGGTCGATTGTTCACTGCCTGAGTTAATTGTGTTTCTTTCGCCACCAAGCATACCAGAATCTCGCCCTGCGGTCGTATTTCTCATTCCTCCTGCAATAACCGAATTTTCTCCAGTATATTCAATCGTATTTCCATTTCCTTGATCACCACCGCCCACAATGGCACTGTCATAAGCTTTGATTGTGTGGCTCACCCCAGCTAAAATCCCACTTCTTTCAGCTGTACTTGTCGTTTTATTCTTCCATCCAGCAATAATGCCTGAATTAGGACTTGATATGCTGAGTTCTGCTCCACCAAGAGCAAGAGAATTTGAAGAGCCACCGTTAATCATATTAGTCATTCCACTTACGATGGCATTTGCACTAATGGCAGTGCCTGAACCTATCACGAGTGATCCGTTACCAATACCTGTTTCAGTAGAAATTGTGCCGTTATTTGTATTTATTTTTGCACCAGCACCAAAGGCTGAGCCAGTTGTAAGAGATAAAAGTAAAGTAGTTGCTATGGTTAGATTGTTATTTTTCATATATAACCTTTATTTTTTGTGTGTGTAAAATGAACAAAATATTTTACCCTCACATGAACAAAATTCAATCGACTGTGTGTTTCTTGTGCGAGATTTGTTTGATTTTTGTCAACAAATTGCAAAAAAGTTGTTTAAAATGACAGCTGTGTTTGGTGGGGATTTGTTCGGTTTTTTTTGTGGGAGAGCTAATTTCTGATAATAGTAAATGAAGGGATGTGGTATTTGTTTTATAAGATTATCAATGTGAGAAAAATTTATAGGAAATGGCGTTTTTGAGTAATGTGAATAATTTACTAAAACTAAAACGCCAGTTGTTTTTTATGATTTTATACTAATAAGACAGAACTTTAACTAATTGAATTACTTCATCTATTTGTTTATTTGAAAGTTTTCCATCAAACACAAATTTTACTTTTCCATTTTTATCTAAAACAGCGACAAAATTATCTTTTGAGTTTAAATTCCACGCTTTTTTCACAGCACCTTTTTGATCTAATATCACTTGGCTATGAGCATTTTTTAATTTTCCCTTTTCCGCTTTGCTTTTTACAAACATTCCAGTACCAAAAGTGGCTTCATCAACATTGATAATGGTGGTAGTCTGATAAGTTGTACGATCAAAATGTGCGTGGCGAATTGCGTCAATCAAGGCACTGTTTTTTTCTTTTGCACTGCTTGTCCCAGCAAAGTGATTCACAATTCTAACTTTGCCTTTTAATGCGTTTGAAGCCCATTTTTGATAAACGATTTTATCGTTATGAGCGATGAGTTCGCCATCATCAACAACGGCAACAGTTGGCAGAGTGTGATTTAATTGAATGTTGTGAGCCATTGCAAGTGGTGAAATAACAGCGAATAATGCAAATAATTTTTTCATTTTTAACCTTTTACTATTGAATTTATTAAGTTGAGACACCATTTTAGCAAACAAAATCAAAAGAGAGTAAGCTGGTTTTACCTCTTCATAGATTTTACTCGTCTAAGTGTTGATTTTATGATATTTTAGCACGGCATTTTTAATTTAAAATTTTAAGGAGTTTTTATGGGCGCGCAAGGCGGTACAATGCAAATGATTTTAATGTTAGTTATTTTTGGTGGAATTTTCTATTTTATGGTTTATCGTCCACAAGCTAAACGTCAAAAAGAACAAAAAGCACTTTTAGATAGCCTTTCAAAAGGTGATGAAGTGTTAATTAACGGTGGCTTAATGGGTAAAATTACCAAAGTAGCAGATGAAAGTATCGTTATGGCATTAAATGAAACAACAGAAGTAACTGTTCGTCGTGATTTCGTTGTGGCAACTTTACCAAAAGGTTCAGTTAAATCACTTTAATTTTTTTAAATTTTTAATACAGGATTAAATTGTGTTAAATCGTTTTCCTTTATGGAAGAACCTAATGGTGATCTTTATGGTCGCCATTGGTGCATTATATGCCCTTCCAAATTTATACGGTGAAGACCCATCAGTACAAATCTCAGGTACACGCGGTCATTCAGCCACTCCTGAAACACTTTCAGAAGTACAAAGTGTTTTATCTTCAATGAAAATCAATCCAAAAGCAGTTTCTCTTGATAAAGGCGCAATTTTAGTTCGCCTTGAAAATGAAGATGAGCAACTTCCGGTTAAAGAAAAAATTGCTGATGTTTTAGGGAATGATTATTCCGTTGCGTTAAACTTAGCACCTGCAACACCAAGCTGGCTTTCTGAAATTGGTGGTAAGCCAATGCGTCGCGGTTTAGACTTGTTAGGTGGTGTTCGCTTCTTAATGGAAGTGGATATGAATACAAGCTTAGCAAAACAGCAAGAAATTTTACAGGATAGTTTACGCACAGAATTACGCAAAGAGCGTTTGAAATATAAAGCGGTCAAAAAATTACCTAAATTTGCAACTGAGATCGTTTTTAATGATTCAGAAACAGCAGATAAGGCGTTTCGTTTTATTCGTAAAATGCACAATGATTTAGAAGTAACCTATCCATCTTCTGAAATATTGTTATTAAAACCTTCTGCAAGCAGTTTAGCTAATACACGCAGTGCTGCCATTGAACAAAACCTTTCTATTTTACGTAAACGTGTGGAAGAATTAGGGGTGTCAGAACCAACGATTCAACGTCAAGGTGCGGATCGTATTGTCGTTGAATTACCAGGTGTACAAGATACGGCTCGAGCTAAAGAGATTCTAGGTGCAACAGCAACCTTAGAATTCCGTTTAGTGAATACCGAAGCAAATCAAGGTTTGGTTGCACAAGGCATTATTCCTGCAAACTCAGAGTTGAAGCTAGATAAAGAAGGCCGCCCTGTATTACTTTTCCGTAAAGCGGAAGTCGGTGGTGAGCATATTATCGATGCAACTGCAGGTAAGGATGACAGAGGATTGCCACAAGTAAGTATCAAACTTGATAGTGAAGGTGGTAATTTAATGGCGGAAACCACCAAACGTGCATTAAAAAAACCAATGGCAACTCTTTACCGTGAATATAAAGATTCAGGTAAAAAAGACGCAAATGGTAAAGTTATCTTAGATAAACACGAAGAAGTGATTAACGTTGCAACCATTCAAGGTCGTTTTGGTAGCCAGTTCCAAATTACCGGAATTGACTCTTCAGCAGAAGCCCAAAACTTAGCGGTATTATTACGTTCAGGTGCATTGATTGCCCCTATCGTGATTGTTCAAGAACACACAGTAGGTGCATCATTAGGTGCAGATAATGTTGCTCAAGGTATCAATGCTTCATTATTAGGTTTAGCTTTAACTATCGTATTCTGTTTAGTTTATTATAAAGTTTTTGGTTTATTTGCTGCGGCTGCATTAGTGGTGAATATGGTTTTAACCATTGGCTTAATGTCATTGATCGGTGCGACGCTAACAATGCCAGGTATTGCAGGGATCGTGCTTTCAGTGGGTATGTCTGTTGATGCAAACGTACTGATTTATGAGCGTATTAAAGAAGAAATTCGTAATGGTCGCTCCGTACAACAAGCAATTAGCGAAGGGTATAGTGGTGCATTTTCAAGTATCTTCGATTCAAACTTAACCACAATCTTAACAGCATTGATTCTTTATGCAGTGGGAACAGGTCCAATTAAAGGATTTGCGGTGACACTTTCTCTTGGTGTAATGATCTCAATGTTTACGGCGATTACCGGAACTCGTATGCTCGTAAACTGGGTATATGGCGGAAAACGCGTGAAGAAACTGTGGATCTAAGGGGTAAGGAAAAATAAAATGACAACACAAAAACAACAAAATGTAGCAGATATTAAGCTTCCTTATAAACTGCTACCATTTATGAAATACCGAATGATCGGTTATATTTTTTCTCTTATTGTGACCGTACTCAGTATCTTCTTTATTGCAACAAAAGGATTAAACTGGGGGCTGGATTTCACCGGTGGTACAGTAATTGAAACAACCTTTTCACAATCGGCAGATTTAGGTAAAGTTCGCTCTGAATTGGATAAAAATGGTTATTCAAGTGCAATCGTACAAACCTTAGGTGGCACAAAAGACTTAATGATCCGCTTGCCAGCATCTGAAGCAGATAATAAAGTAAGTGCGAAAGTCATCGAAATTATTCACCAAAAAATTGATGAAAAAGCAGAGATTCAAAGTGTTGAGTTTGTAGGGCCAAATGTCGGTAAAGAGCTAACAGAAAGTGCTATTTACGGAACGTTGGCAACATTAGGTATGTTACTACTGTATGTTGGATTACGTTTTGAATGGCGTTTGGCTGTTGGTGGTATTGCGGCATTATTCCACGATGTCATCGTTACCATCGGGATTTTTTCATTCTTACAAATTGAGATTGATTTAACCTTTGTGGCAGCGATTTTATCGGTGGTGGGCTACTCATTAAACGACAGTATCGTGGTATTTGACCGTGTGCGTGAAAACTTCCGAAAAGTACGCCGTTCTAACACGCTTGAAATCATTGATATTTCATTAAGTCAGACACTTTCTCGTACATTGATGACCTCTGTGACGACCTTAATGGTACTACTTGCGTTATTCTGGCTTGGTGGTTCAACATTGCATAGCTTCTCACTTGCATTGTTAATTGGTATCGGATTTGGTACGTATTCATCAATCTATATCGCAATTTCAGTTGCTTTACAATTAGGTTTAACACGTGATCATATGATCCCACCAGTTGTAGAAAAAGAAGGTGCAGAGCAAGAAGCCTTTGTGAATTATTAAGGCTTCTTGAATAAGAGATAACGGGAGCATATCCGCAAATAAATTTGCTAATGCTTCTCTACAAATTTTTGATTACATATCATTTGATTGTAGGGGAGGATTGAATAAGCAAAGTGAATGGAATATCCTCCCGCAAATATATTTAATATCAAGGCAGATTTATTCTGCCTTTCTTTATTTAGACTAAATTTATCAACACTGGAAAAGAGTATGTTAGCAATTATATCCCCAGCAAAAACATTAGATTACAAAACCCCCGCTCCAAATTTTGCAAAAACACAACCAAATTTAACCGCTTCTAGCCAGCAGTTAATTGATATTTGTAAAAAATTATCGCCACAAGATGTCGCCAGTTTAATGAAAATCAGCGATAAATTGGCAACCTTAAACGTGGTTCGTTTTGGCGAATGGCAACTTGAACATAACGACACTAACGCAAAACAAGCCTTATTTGCTTTTAAAGGTGATGTTTACACAGGGCTTGATGCAGAGAGTTTGAATGAGGCTGAAATTAACTTTTCTCAATCTCACCTAGCAATGCTTTCAGGGCTTTATGGTTTATTACGCCCTCTGGATTTAATGCAACCTTATCGCCTAGAAATGGGGACTAAATTAGCTAATCCAAAAGGAAAAAATTTGTATGACTTTTGGGGAAATATCATTACCAAAGAAGTACAAAAAAGATTAGATGAGCAAGGCGATAACATTTTGGTTAATCTTGCGTCCGATGAATATTTTAATTCTGTGAAAACCAAAGAATTAAACGCAACCATTATCAAGCCGATTTTTTTAGATGAGAAAAACGGTAAATTTAAAACAATCAGTTTTTATGCTAAAAAAGCACGTGGAATGATGGTACGCTTTATCTTAAAAAATCAGTTAAGCGATGTTGAAAAATTAAAAGATTTCAATCTTGGTGGATACTGGTTTGATGAAGAAAATTCAACGGCAACGGATTGGGTGTTTAAACGCACTGAAATTGAGGCGTTAGCACATAAAGAGATGAATAGCTAAGAGTTGAAAATGAAAATCCTTAAATCTTTTATTTTAGTAAATTGTTGTTTATTTTTGACCGCTTGTGTGAATCAAGTTTCATCATCAAGTACTTTTCAAATTCCTAATAAAATTAGATTTGAGGGAAAAGAATATGTGAAAGCAAGCCATAATCAACTTGATGAAATGCAACATTTGTTATATTTGCCTGATGATGAAAAAGTGAATCCTGAGCATTGGCAACAGGGAATTTTGATTTTTTTGGATAAAAATAGTCAGCATAAAACCTTAGCTCAACGTCTTGCTTTGCGAGAAAAAATATTTAAACAGCAACCAAAAACCATCGCAAAATTACAGGTTGTAAATGATGAATTACGCAGTGAGATTTTATATCCACCGACTCAACGAGAACAAAACATTCAATTAGATGTGTCTCGTGGACGTAATTTAGACTGTGGTTTTGCTGAAATACAGTACGCAACCAAGCGGTCATATTTTGCAAAAAATTTACAAAATTTAACCGCTTATAAAAATGATATAGCTAAACTAATGCAAAAATTTAATCAATTAGCTTGGCAAATTGCGTGCCAATAATTATAAAAATAATATTTAAAAAGCGTATGTCATACGCACCAACAATGAAATAGATAAAATGCAACATAACGATCATATTGAAATAAATAAACAGGCAACAGAGCAATACAAAACCCTTGTCACTCGTGCTACAACACTTGCTGTTGTGGTTGCAGGGCTTTTGTTGTTATTTAAAATAGCGGTGTGGTGGATTACCGATTCCATCTCCATTTTAGCGGCAATGACCGACTCATTACTTGATGTTTGTGCTTCTGTCATGAATATTCTGGTGTTGCGTTTTGCCTTAAAGCCCGCCGATGACAATCACTCTTTTGGGCATAGCAAAGCGGAATCCCTTGCGGCATTGGCACAAGGCACATTTATTACTGGCTCAGCACTTTTCCTATTATTGCACGGCATTCAACGTTTATATGATCCACAAGCAGTACATCAGACAGAGTTGGCGATTATTGTGAGTGTGATTTCTATTATTCTGACGGCGGGATTGGTTCTTTATCAATATAGAGTCTTAAAACTGGTGCAAAGCCCTGTTATTCAAGCCGATATTTTGAATTATCAAACGGATATTTTGATGAATATTGCGATTTTAATTGCAATGGGATTAGATCTTTATGGTTTTATCTATGCGGATGCTATTTTTGCGATTGCAATTGCTCTTTATATTTTGGTCAATGCAATTAAAGTGGCTTGGGAAGCGGTGCAAATGTTATTAGATCGTGCTTTGCCAGAAGAAGAAATCAATCAAATTTGGGAAATTGTAGAACATCATCCTGATGTATTAAGTATTCACGATCTCAAAACGCGTCGAGCGGGTGCGGTGCGTTTTATTCAATTACATATGGAATTAGACGATCATTTATCTCTAGTGGAAGCCCACGAGATTACCGATAGTTTAGAGAAAAAATTGCTGTCTGCCTTCCCGCTTTCAGAAGTGATTTTACATCAAGAGCCGACCTCTGTTGTTGAAGTCGAAATGCAACAGATGAGAGAAAAAATACAACAACAATTAGAAGAGCAAGAAAAATGTACCAAGCGATAGCCAAATTTAGTTACCCTTATTTTGATGAAAACTTTACCTCATTGATTTTTAACATTGTGAATCAATGGCGAGAAAACGGGCAAATGATCGGGCGAGAAGCGGGGGTTACCCATTTTCAGTCTGTTGATGAAGCCTATTTTCAAGTGAATTTAGCCATTCCTCGTCAAGATAGCTTAATGAAAAAATATAACAGTGATGAAGTGAATGAAGCTTTATTAAATGCTGAACACTATGGTGTGAAATTATCAGGCGTTGAATTAGTTGGGAAAGATTATCGTGCTGATGTAACCAGTAATCGTGCTGAAACACTCTGTTTATTACTTTACACCACGCATTTAGACTCTTGCTCACCTGTGTTTAATAGCCACGATTTTTTACCTTTGCCTTTGTATGAAATCACGCAATCTAATCAGCAACTTTCTGCAAAAATCATTAAATGGCAGGAAGATTGGCAAGCGTGCGATCAGTTACAAATGAACGGCTCAACCCTTGAAGAAATGGCGTTAACACAAATTTCTGAACACAACAGCGAGCTTACTCAACAAGGTAGAGCGTTATGTCAGGAAATTGAAAACGTAACTAAAAAACCAACCTATTATTATTTGTACCGTTTAGGGAAAGATGCCGAGTTTGAACATAATCGTAAATGCCCAAATTGTGGGGGTAACTGGAAATTAGATGAACCCATCCACGAAATTTTTTATTTTAAGTGCGATAAATGCCGTTTAATTTCTAATTTGAGTTGGGAAGTGTTGTAATAACTGATATAATTCGCCCGTTTTTTTAATCACTTATTAAGGATATTTTTATGGCAGATTTTAATAAAATTT
This DNA window, taken from Phocoenobacter uteri, encodes the following:
- a CDS encoding Zn-ribbon-containing protein, encoding MYQAIAKFSYPYFDENFTSLIFNIVNQWRENGQMIGREAGVTHFQSVDEAYFQVNLAIPRQDSLMKKYNSDEVNEALLNAEHYGVKLSGVELVGKDYRADVTSNRAETLCLLLYTTHLDSCSPVFNSHDFLPLPLYEITQSNQQLSAKIIKWQEDWQACDQLQMNGSTLEEMALTQISEHNSELTQQGRALCQEIENVTKKPTYYYLYRLGKDAEFEHNRKCPNCGGNWKLDEPIHEIFYFKCDKCRLISNLSWEVL